In the genome of Drosophila yakuba strain Tai18E2 chromosome 3R, Prin_Dyak_Tai18E2_2.1, whole genome shotgun sequence, one region contains:
- the LOC6538615 gene encoding titin isoform X1 produces the protein MTRRRSSPPGLEELLYLALVLLAMALIPTQAAPVQEYTEIQQYSEGCYYNYAHYQEGDRIMTNEPCLNCTCHNRMLMCYLRVCPFTKPIGHDCIVEKREDQCCPIITCPEVPVDVPYHSPEPGTELSIPEKFGCSIEEKFYPEGAQVPSNPNKPCELCYCINNQTKCVMQECTLHVDGCLPIYNKGSCCPVRYSCDHENELDFVDQSTTTTTTTVRPTTGFILESTMTPATTMDCIHDGEIYADGASLKGKNACEHCYCMRGDIVCAVQECEVPMMAANGKSCRAMPAAEGECCPSNYVCEDDSATTEIVELTTPESATSAPTKGIHAEIPKEDVDLQEHIDDEDKDKETATIPSAELGSGEVEEEEEDKITTVAPVHVTDEKDFSFEPESSTAGIPSDSRIDLPSSTEESKESSTEAAEEDIAKIVTTPEPEGSGEEDVPKPDEIPEKEVTEEELIKVSTAAPAKASPEEEVVKATTLAPSEEDVKPTTAGTTSEEEEEGKPTPAEEGSGDEEKDVQVTAAPEASEDEAKPTSAPVASDEKEQEPKPSEGSGEEELDLKPTTTAPTAGDADKDATPAPEESVEQDEGKSTEAPTSIDDVEPPKPTESSEEASGEGEDVAKETTPAGQAGIAGEEEFVKATTPAGELSTEGEEEIVKGTTPAEESSSEGEDEIAKATTPAGESSIAGEEEIAKATTPAGEPSIAGEEEIVKATTPAGEPSSEGEEEIAKATTPAGESSSEGEEEIVKETTPAGEPISEGEEDVIKATTSAPKSDFEGVKEPETATEVAAGEGEDFATTPIAEAEKEPIAGTPIPTDGVSGEEEFVKVTTPKTLEEQPETSEESTEVPVAEEDLSSSTSSPAIATSTEGVQDVAIETTSSAPARAGDKEEAGTTAPIADDKDYAEEVEQDATDLPVEDAVQSTTAKTTTTTTTTEQPKEESSTEAEDAEVEVTTSSPVDKQEVPEAEPADKDHKDEEDVQTATDLPTKSDVVPPVVDGEATTSEAETSDETATDKPPTVYLPPGEEKDSEKEEGTATEPSVQEEPSKPVDTPVSQETPSTTAKVDNRNDFETEKPTLPPIAEDQSSEPLPAMDLPAAIPGEGDCLVEGKTYANNTIVPATAPCDVSCRCISSLVACEQMECKKPANLEKCTVAADLVDGCCPTYICDESPESAEQDQESTAKPDDTIDDKIDEDVSEISTEEIPKDVIMPTGITEQPLSHVKPDEEIQPVTSIPPQVDESTTAKVDKKPTDESAEDSKPIDESEEDKKPIDESEEDKKPVDDFEEKEKPSPAVTPAGEIEKESQPEDEKKTEGEYAGPTEQPEASTPAQFADTAEKEVDDKLATTFAPISSEDELKPADEKKPTDEAQIPVAEIPASTAEPESSTPELPAADLDKKPEEDSTKATEAPESDKVPEVPTSAPAEDEIEESDKFTTVAPPKTSASDETEPAGEEDLVPATFEPVESEFEVSTKKPAVQGPPLPTLAPAQPEKKPVDEEDSTEAEISTEPSAEVEKETSGETSESDSKIDAPTTAAPVSAEEEEDKTPSTDKTVEAEEKVTTVAPVAGDDEEANLPKLPQDIFEEELPAAVTTAAPSKVEDEQKPVDDGEKQFEDGKKPIDEETSTSASAENEIEPESDRATTAAPTKEEAAEPSTGAPESDESKETPESEVATTVAPAGEKIPTSSITPDEEGTATSAPVAKPDEDVEKETSTETPASSEEDEDTSTAQTPSQVPEKKPEAPAQTPEEEEETVGATTAPTTSDEVPPIQGLPEDVLAEIPQPSTETGIKQQDETTGAPSVEPSVTEIDQEATTVAPIAEKDEKPTDEEKPVVQKPTGEEPSEDEEKEQPTGQDVSSEGSASTEAIEEGSTESSQEVKPSTEGVVAEQPEDKQPSSTAQVPVETVPEISTELPVEDADKSTSVAPVVADEDTSAPSDEKIPSVSDEEVESPEVTTAFPQAAEDDEVKTPASTEPSSTDKTPETEDQKPEDEKKADETPESETEVSDVASSTAAPVAGGDIEKEEQATTASPVEEEEEKIKPTIAPAAEIPQSSEKETEEEQEVESGTKATTAESDEQPIDEPVPATSGPIDEASTVAPTKEESSTTASPASPAVHEDVTTVQPVADEKEVAAPQDDTKTSIDVSTDIPIAPEDEKQDKTESPVAPTTVASPAADSAVDSTTPSVEVPSAVEIDTKPMDEFMSQTIAPHTADESASTSAEDEDQSPVTVSPQDADKTPVSAAPQDSDKTPISEAPQDADEIPATAAPLGEDKIPATVAPQTDDEVPATAAPLDEDKIPATEAALDEEKIPSTAAPLDDEKISAPVSPVVFDVEPSSEKPAVSEDAAEESTEPADHDVETSTDEPTGDAKLKPPTSAPAIPSESPVTEAEIVPETAAPEVEKEVPEKATEQPELEKETPEKATEQPEKETPEKVTEQPELEKETPEKVTEQPELEKETPEKVTEQPESIDEKTTQEPVVKPSLDSTEEDEESVESEEESVDKKTEEPEVPAVVSEITQPSEEAVPTTGHPLFPHLASSTTTAPAIGDRVGEEDEENTTVKLSSSTTTSTTEAPVTSAPSTTTVASQQQQPITPPPYGHAPEYEDEYDEEEVFGPGTCRYAGKLYVSAQQIPRDDPCDFCFCFRSDIICLQQSCPPPIAGCHEEPISGFCCPRYECPVSMAAVLNITTSTTTTSTTLPPHFLHYSHGEAVKHTGCLINGRSYRVGEQIESTSGPCISCTCGGDGKMKCDPQQCVPEPTMQQVMAAVASGRKR, from the exons CGCATTACCAGGAGGGCGACCGCATCATGACCAATGAGCCATGTCTGAACTGCACCTGCCACAACCGCATGCTGATGTGCTACCTGCGCGTCTGCCCCTTCACCAAGCCCATTGGCCACGACTGCATCGTGGAGAAGCGGGAGGACCAGTGCTGCCCCATCATCACCTGCCCCGAAG TACCCGTGGACGTGCCGTATCACTCGCCGGAACCCGGCACCGAATTGAGCATTCCCGAGAAGTTCGGCTGCAGCATCGAGGAGAAGTTCTACCCGGAGGGCGCCCAGGTGCCATCGAATCCCAATAAGCCATGCGAACTGTGCTACTGCATCAACAACCAGACCAAGTGCGTCATGCAGGAGTGCACACTGCACGTGGACGGCTGCCTGCCCATCTACAACAAGGGATCCTGTTGCCCAGTGCGTTACAGTTGCG ACCATGAAAACGAGTTGGACTTTGTGGACCAGTCGACCACGACGACCACCACTACCGTGCGACCCACCACTGGCTTCATCCTGGAGAGCACCATGACACCAGCCACCACCATGGACTGCATCCACGATGGCGAGATCTATGCGGATGGTGCCTCCCTGAAGGGCAAGAATGCCTGCGAGCACTGCTACTGCATGCGTGGTGATATCGTGTGCGCCGTCCAGGAGTGCGAGGTGCCCATGATGGCGGCCAATGGAAAGTCCTGTCGCGCAATGCCAGCCGCCGAGGGCGAGTGCTGTCCGAGCAACTACGTCTGCGAGGACGACAGTGCCACCACCGAAATTGTTGAGCTCACCACGCCAGAGAGTGCCACTTCCGCTCCGACCAAGGGCATTCATGCCGAGATTCCCAAGGAGGATGTCGATCTGCAGGAACACATCGATGACgaggataaggataaggagACCGCCACCATTCCCTCCGCCGAACTGGGCAGCGGTGAGGttgaggaggaggaagaggacAAGATCACCACGGTTGCACCAGTGCACGTTACGGACGAGAAGGACTTCTCCTTCGAGCCCGAATCCTCCACCGCCGGCATTCCATCCGATTCCAGAATCGATCTACCATCGTCCACCGAGGAGTCGAAGGAATCGTCCACTGAAGCTGCCGAGGAAGATATCGCCAAGATCGTCACCACTCCAGAGCCCGAGGGTAGCGGCGAAGAGGATGTGCCTAAGCCTGACGAGATTCCCGAAAAGGAAGTCACTGAAGAGGAACTCATCAAGGTCAGCACTGCTGCTCCAGCCAAGGCCAGTCCTGAAGAGGAAGTGGTCAAGGCCACCACTTTAGCGCCTTCAGAGGAAGATGTCAAGCCGACAACCGCCGGAACAACCAgcgaggaagaggaagagggCAAGCCCACACCTGCAGAGGAAGGAAGCGGTGACGAGGAGAAGGATGTCCAGGTCACTGCTGCCCCAGAGGCAAGCGAAGATGAAGCCAAGCCCACTTCCGCCCCAGTGGCGAGCGATGAAAAGGAACAGGAGCCCAAGCCAAGTGAGGGCAGTGGTGAGGAAGAGCTGGATCTCAAACCTACAACAACAGCTCCAACGGCAGGTGACGCGGATAAGGATGCTACTCCAGCTCCTGAAGAAAGTGTGGAGCAGGATGAAGGCAAGTCTACTGAAGCGCCAACCTCCATCGACGACGTTGAGCCACCCAAGCCAACTGAATCCTCCGAGGAAGCCAGCGGAGAAGGAGAAGATGTTGCCAAGGAAACCACACCCGCTGGACAAGCCGGCATTGCTGGAGAGGAAGAGTTCGTCAAGGCAACCACACCAGCTGGCGAACTTAGCACTGAAGGCGAAGAGGAGATCGTTAAGGGAACCACCCCTGCCGAAGAATCCAGTAGTGAAGGTGAGGATGAGATTGCCAAGGCAACCACTCCTGCTGGAGAATCTAGCATTGCTGGAGAAGAAGAGATCGCCAAGGCAACCACTCCTGCTGGAGAACCTAGCATTGCTGGAGAAGAAGAGATTGTTAAGGCCACCACCCCTGCAGGAGAACCTAGCAGTGAAGGAGAAGAAGAGATCGCCAAGGCAACCACTCCAGCTGGAGAATCTAGCAGTGAAGGAGAAGAAGAGATCGTCAAGGAAACCACCCCTGCCGGAGAACCCATCAGTGAGGGCGAAGAGGATGTCATTAAGGCCACCACTTCCGCTCCCAAATCCGACTTTGAAGGCGTCAAGGAACCCGAGACAGCCACAGAAGTTGCAGCAGGAGAAGGCGAGGACTTTGCCACAACTCCAATCGCTGAGGCTGAGAAAGAACCCATTGCCGGAACACCCATTCCAACTGACGGCGTCAGTGGCGAAGAGGAGTTTGTTAAGGTCACCACTCCAAAGACCCTGGAAGAGCAGCCTGAAACTAGCGAAGAGTCCACCGAGGTGCCCGTCGCTGAGGAGGATCTTTCGAGCTCGACCAGTTCTCCAGCAATTGCCACCTCGACCGAAGGTGTCCAGGATGTTGCAATTGAAACGACTTCCAGTGCTCCTGCCCGAGCTGGAGACAAGGAAGAAGCAGGCACCACTGCGCCTATTGCCGACGACAAAGACTATGCTGAGGAGGTGGAACAGGATGCCACAGACTTGCCAGTCGAAGATGCTGTCCAGAGCACAACTGCAAAgaccacaaccaccaccaccaccaccgagCAGCCCAAGGAGGAGTCCTCCACTGAAGCTGAGGACGCTGAAGTCGAAGTCACCACCAGTAGTCCCGTCGATAAACAAGAGGTGCCAGAAGCTGAACCAGCAGACAAGGATCACAAGGACGAGGAAGACGTACAGACCGCCACTGATCTGCCCACCAAATCTGATGTTGTGCCACCTGTTGTCGATGGCGAAGCTACCACCAGTGAGGCCGAAACCAGTGATGAGACCGCTACCGATAAGCCACCAACAGTTTATCTGCCCCCTGGTGAAGAGAAGGATTCTGAGAAGGAAGAGGGAACTGCTACGGAGCCCTCTGTCCAAGAGGAACCATCTAAGCCTGTGGACACTCCAGTGTCCCAGGAGACTCCATCCACCACTGCTAAGGTTGACAATCGCAACGACTTCGAAACGGAGAAACCAACTCTGCCACCAATTGCCGAGGATCAGAGCTCCGAGCCACTGCCCGCCATGGATCTGCCCGCTGCTATTCCGGGCGAAGGTGACTGTCTGGTGGAGGGCAAGACCTACGCCAACAACACCATCGTTCCCGCTACCGCACCCTGCGACGTGTCCTGCAGATGCATCAGCAGTCTTGTGGCCTGCGAACAGATGGAGTGCAAGAAGCCCGCCAACCTGGAGAAATGTACCGTGGCTGCCGATCTTGTGGACGGTTGCTGTCCCACTTACATTTGCGATGAGAGCCCTGAAAGTGCTGAACAGGATCAGGAATCCACCGCCAAGCCCGACGATACGATCGACGATAAAATCGACGAGGATGTCTCGGAGATCAGCACGGAGGAGATTCCCAAGGATGTCATCATGCCTACTGGCATCACTGAGCAGCCTCTTTCTCATGTCAAGCCCGATGAAGAGATCCAGCCAGTGACCTCGATTCCGCCACAGGTTGATGAATCCACGACTGCTAAGGTTGATAAGAAACCAACTGATGAATCCGCTGAGGACTCGAAACCAATTGATGAATCCGAGGAGGACAAGAAACCAATTGATGAATCTGAAGAGGATAAGAAACCAGTTGACGATTTCGAGGAGAAGGAGAAACCATCGCCTGCTGTCACTCCAGCGGGAGAGATTGAAAAAGAATCCCAGCCCGAGGACGAGAAGAAGACTGAGGGTGAATACGCTGGACCCACTGAACAGCCAGAGGCTTCAACTCCCGCCCAGTTTGCCGACACTGCTGAGAAGGAGGTTGATGATAAACTGGCCACCACATTCGCTCCCATTTCTAGCGAGGATGAGCTCAAGCCTGCCGATGAAAAGAAACCCACTGATGAAGCGCAGATCCCAGTTGCCGAAATTCCTGCTAGCACCGCTGAGCCCGAGTCCTCGACTCCTGAGCTCCCTGCTGCTGATCTCGACAAGAAACCAGAGGAGGATTCAACCAAGGCCACTGAGGCGCCTGAGTCTGATAAGGTTCCTGAAGTTCCCACCAGTGCTCCAGCTGAAGATGAGATTGAGGAGTCCGACAAGTTCACAACTGTTGCTCCACCAAAGACTTCTGCTTCCGATGAAACAGAGCCCGCTGGTGAGGAAGATCTCGTGCCCGCAACCTTTGAGCCCGTGGAAAGCGAATTTGAAGTTAGCACCAAGAAGCCAGCCGTGCAAGGACCACCACTGCCCACTCTTGCCCCAGCTCAGCCGGAGAAGAAACCAGTCGATGAAGAGGACTCCACTGAGGCTGAGATCAGCACTGAACCAAGCGCTGAAGTTGAAAAGGAAACCTCTGGTGAAACATCAGAATCCGACTCTAAAATCGATGCTCCTActactgctgctcctgtttctGCTGAAGAGGAAGAGGACAAGACTCCAAGCACTGATAAGACTGTCGAGGCCGAAGAGAAGGTCACCACTGTTGCGCCAGTTGCTGGTGATGATGAGGAGGCCAATTTGCCCAAGCTACCACAAGATATCTTTGAAGAGGAATTGCCCGCCGCGGTTACCACCGCTGCTCCATCGAAGGTCGAGGATGAACAGAAACCCGTCGACGATGGAGAGAAACAGTTCGAAGATGGTAAAAAGCCCATTGATGAGGAAACCTCTACATCCGCTTCAGCTGAAAATGAGATTGAGCCTGAGTCTGATCGTGCTACCACTGCTGCTCCTACTAAGGAAGAAGCTGCCGAACCATCCACTGGTGCTCCCGAATCTGACGAGAGCAAGGAAACGCCTGAGTCCGAAGTGGCCACAActgttgctcctgctggtgAGAAGATTCCAACAAGCAGCATCACTCCCGATGAGGAAGGAACTGCCACTTCTGCTCCTGTTGCCAAGCCCGATGAAGATGTAGAGAAGGAAACCAGCACTGAAACTCCTGCTTCTtcggaggaggatgaggataCCTCTACTGCTCAAACTCCATCTCAGGTGCCAGAAAAGAAACCTGAAGCTCCTGCCCAGACTCcggaagaggaagaggaaaCTGTTGGTGCCACTACTGCTCCAACAACCTCTGATGAAGTGCCTCCTATTCAGGGACTGCCTGAGGATGTCCTTGCCGAGATCCCGCAACCCTCGACTGAGACTGGAATTAAGCAGCAAGACGAAACAACTGGTGCTCCAAGTGTTGAACCCTCTGTTACTGAGATCGATCAAGAAGCCACCACAGTCGCTCCTATCGCCGAGAAGGATGAGAAGCCAACTGATGAGGAGAAACCAGTGGTCCAGAAACCAACTGGAGAAGAGCCATCTGAGGACGAAGAGAAGGAGCAACCCACAGGGCAGGATGTATCCTCTGAGGGATCAGCATCTACTGAAGCTATTGAAGAGGGATCTACCGAATCTTCTCAAGAAGTTAAGCCGTCGACTGAAGGAGTTGTTGCCGAGCAGCCTGAGGACAAGCAGCCCTCTTCGACTGCCCAAGTTCCCGTTGAGACAGTTCCCGAAATCTCCACTGAGCTGCCAGTTGAAGATGCCGACAAGTCCACAAGCGTGGCTCCTGTTGTCGCCGATGAGGATACCTCCGCTCCGTCCGACGAAAAGATTCCCTCCGTTTCCGACGAGGAAGTCGAGAGCCCAGAAGTCACAACTGCCTTCCCACAAGCTGCCGAAGATGACGAAGTCAAGACACCCGCGTCGACTGAACCATCTTCCACTGACAAGACACCAGAAACTGAAGACCAGAAGCCCGAGGACGAGAAGAAGGCTGATGAGACCCCTGAGTCTGAAACCGAAGTGTCTGATGTGGCGTCATCCACAGCGGCCCCAGTTGCTGGTGGAGACATTGAGAAGGAGGAACAAGCCACCACAGCCTCACCTgtcgaggaggaggaagaaAAGATCAAGCCAACTATCGCCCCAGCTGCCGAAATTCCTCAATCATCCGAAAAGGAGACCGAGGAAGAGCAAGAAGTGGAGTCCGGAACTAAGGCCACCACTGCAGAGTCTGACGAGCAGCCTATTGATGAACCTGTTCCTGCGACTTCTGGACCCATCGATGAAGCATCCACAGTCGCTCCTACCAAGGAGGAATCTAGCACCACTGCCAGCCCAGCTTCACCTGCTGTTCACGAGGATGTCACCACTGTGCAACCAGTTGCCGATGAGAAGGAAGTGGCTGCTCCCCAGGACGACACAAAGACATCCATTGATGTGTCCACTGATATTCCCATCGCCCCAGAGGATGAGAAGCAAGACAAAACCGAGTCTCCAGTTGCACCCACCACTGTGGCATCGCCAGCCGCTGATTCTGCTGTTGATTCTACTACTCCTTCAGTGGAGGTTCCATCTGCTGTCGAAATCGACACGAAGCCAATGGATGAATTCATGTCCCAGACTATTGCTCCTCATACCGCCGATGAGTCTGCGTCCACGTCCGCTGAAGATGAAGACCAGTCTCCCGTTACTGTGTCTCCTCAGGATGCTGACAAGACTCCAGTTTCCGCGGCTCCCCAGGATTCTGATAAGACTCCGATCTCAGAGGCTCCCCAGGATGCCGACGAAATCCCAGCTACAGCGGCACCTCTTGGCGAAGACAAGATTCCAGCCACTGTGGCTCCTCAGACAGATGATGAAGTTCCAGCTACCGCAGCTCCTCTTGATGAAGACAAGATCCCAGCTACTGAGGCTGCTCTGGATGAGGAGAAGATTCCATCCACAGCTGCTCCTCTTGATGATGAAAAGATTTCTGCTCCAGTTAGCCCCGTTGTTTTCGATGTGGAGCCAAGTAGCGAGAAGCCTGCTGTATCTGAGGATGCTGCTGAAGAGAGCACCGAACCAGCTGACCATGATGTGGAAACTAGCACGGATGAGCCTACTGGTGATGCCAAACTGAAGCCACCTACTTCTGCGCCTGCCATACCATCGGAATCCCCAGTCACTGAGGCGGAGATTGTGCCAGAAACTGCAGCTCCAGAGGTTGAAAAGGAGGTGCCAGAGAAGGCCACTGAACAACccgagctggagaaggagaCCCCAGAGAAGGCCACCGAGCAGCCAGAGAAGGAGACCCCAGAGAAGGTAACAGAGCAGCCAGAGCTGGAGAAGGAAACTCCAGAGAAGGTAACAGAGCAGCCAGAGCTGGAGAAGGAAACTCCAGAGAAGGTAACAGAGCAGCCAGAATCGATCGATGAGAAGACCACTCAGGAGCCAGTCGTGAAGCCCAGCTTGGATTCCACGGAGGAGGATGAAGAGTCCGTTGAGTCCGAGGAGGAATCCGTTGACAAGAAGACAGAGGAGCCTGAGGTGCCCGCTGTAGTTTCGGAGATTACTCAGCCAAGTGAAGAGGCCGTTCCCACCACTGGTCACCCACTGTTCCCGCACCTggccagcagcaccaccacggCGCCAGCCATTGGCGACCGCGTGGgcgaggaggatgaggagaaCACCACTGTCAAATTGAGTAGCTCtaccaccaccagcaccacagAGGCTCCTGTAACCAGCGCACCATCCACGACGACGGTGGCcagccaacagcaacagccgaTTACCCCGCCGCCCtacggccacgcccccgagTACGAGGATGAGtacgacgaggaggaggtgTTCGGACCCGGTACCTGCCGCTACGCCGGCAAGCTGTACGTGTCCGCCCAGCAGATTCCACGTGACGATCCCTGCGacttctgcttctgcttccgAAGCGACATCATCTGCTTGCAGCAATCGTGCCCGCCGCCAATCGCCGGCTGCCACGAGGAGCCCATCTCCGGCTTCTGCTGTCCGCGCTACGAGTGCCCCGTGTCCATGGCCGCCGTGCTGAACATCACCACGAGCACCAcgaccaccagcaccaccctGCCGCCCCACTTCCTGCACTATTCGCACGGCGAGGCGGTGAAGCACACTGGCTGCCTGATCAACGGCCGTTCCTACCGCGTGGGCGAGCAGATCGAGTCCACGAGCGGTCCCTGCATCAGCTGCAC